In one window of Tursiops truncatus isolate mTurTru1 chromosome 5, mTurTru1.mat.Y, whole genome shotgun sequence DNA:
- the FGG gene encoding fibrinogen gamma chain: protein MSWSSHPRSLILCFYTLSLLSSTCLAYIATRDNCCILDERFGSYCPTTCGIADFLSTYQTSVDKDLQNLEGILRQVENKTSEAKELVKAIQISYHSDGPAKPNGIESATKISKKMLEEIMKYETLISTHESTVRFLQEIYNSNNQKIINLKQKVVQLEANCQEPCQDTVKIHDTTGKDCQDIANKGARESGLYFIKPLKAKQQFLVYCEIDGSGNGWTVFQKRLDGSVDFKKNWIQYKEGFGHLSPTGNTEFWLGNEKIHLISTQSTIPYVLRVQLEDWNGRTSTADYATFRVTGENDKYRMTYAYFIGGDAGDAFDGYDFGEDTSDKFFTSHNGMQFSTWDNDNDKFEGNCAEQDGSGWWMNKCHAGHLNGIYYQGGTYSKTSTTNGYDNGIIWATWKSRWYSMKKTTMKLIPYNRIAIGEGQQHHLGGAKQVGPEHHVEIEYD, encoded by the exons ATGAGTTGGTCCTCACACCCCCGGAGTTTAATCCTCTGCTTCTATACTCTTTCATTGCTCTCTTCAACATGCCTGGCA TATATTGCTACCCGAGACAACTGCTGCATCTTAGATGAAAGATTT GGTAGTTATTGCCCAACTACCTGTGGAATTGCAGATTTCCTGTCTACTTACCAAACCAGTGTAGACAAGGATCTACAGAATTTGGAAGGCATCTTACGTCAGGTTGAGAACAAGACATCAGAAGCCAAAGAGTTGGTCAAAGCAATCCAGATCAGCTACCACTCTGATGGACCAGCAAAGCCAA ATGGGATAGAGAGTGCTACCAAGATTTCCAAGAAAATGTTGGAAGAAATTATGAAATACGAAACAttgatttcaacacatgaatcaACAGTTCG ATTTTTGCAGGaaatatataattcaaataaTCAAAAAATCATCAACCTGAAACAGAAAGTGGTCCAACTGGAAGCAAACTGTCAGGAACCTTGTCAAGATACAGTGAAAATACATGATACAACTGGGAAAG attgtcaAGACATTGCCAATAAGGGGGCCAGAGAGAGTGGGCTTTACTTTATCAAACCTCTGAAAGCTAAGCAGCAGTTCTTAGTATACTGTGAAATTGATGGGTCTGGAAATGGATGGACTGTGTTTCAGAAG AGGCTTGATGGCAGTGTGGATTTCAAGAAAAACTGGATTCAATATAAAGAAGGGTTTGGACATCTGTCTCCTACTGGAAACACAGAATTTTGGCTGGGAAATGAGAAGATTCATTTGATAAGCACACAGTCTACCATCCCATATGTATTAAGAGTGCAGTTGGAGGATTGGAATGGCAGAACCAG TACTGCAGACTATGCTACGTTCAGGGTGACAGGTGAAAATGACAAATACCGCATGACATATGCCTACTTTATTGGTGGAGATGCTGGAGATGCGTTTGATGGCTACGATTTTGGCGAGGATACTAGTGACAAGTTTTTCACATCCCACAATGGCATGCAGTTCAGTACCTGGGACAATGACAACGATAAGTTTGAAGGCAACTGCGCTGAACAGGATGGATCTGGTTGGTGGATGAACAAATGTCATGCTGGCCACCTCAATGGAATTTATTACCAAG GTGGCACTTACTCAAAAACATCTACTACTAATGGTTATGATAATGGCATTATTTGGGCCACTTGGAAATCCCGGTGGTATTCAATGAAGAAAACCACCATGAAATTAATCCCATATAAcagaatcgccattggagaaggACAGCAACACCACCTTGGGGGAGCCAAACAGGTCGGACCAGAACATCATGTTGAAATAGAATATGACTAA